The DNA segment tcatatttttaattaagaaaaaaattaacaatgaataatatttttctgagTCGGAACTTGCATAATATGACAGGGTAAGGAATTTTAGTTTAGATAATACAGGTATAATTAACATTTCCCTCATTTGAAAAGAATACCGTAACCAACAATTGATGCACATTCCAAGCAACTAGCAGactcataaattttattttataaatttcccTCCATACTTATCAACATTATACGAAAACAACTCATGTATCTTGAATAATCTTCACACAATTtccaagagagaaagaagacatCCATTCATCCAATGAAACCCGCAAATTCATGTCTATTCTAGTCTTGAAAATAAACTCTCCACATCATTTTGTAATAGAAGCCAAGCTTTaacttcatttttaaaatgtttttttttcatctaTTTGCTTCAATTCTACTGGTAAGCTGTTTAATGTTTGGGGGGCTACATACAAGtaaaatcttcaattatttattttatttattatttattttttatatcttcaattatatattatttatattttattcaattatatatcCTTATTATATTTACTtagtataatattttatcttacAGAAGAATAgtgataaaaaatgattaatttcTATTATGAGAATGAGACTTTACACTATTAGTCGAACAAAAATGTACTCACCTTTCAAACTAATTGTTTCATTTCTTCGAAATGCGAATTTCCTGTTCCATAATCTGTTTGGTCTTTTCTGTACATTTGCCATGATCCCTTTGTAAAACTATCAACTAGAGGTTGGCACACTTATAACTGTTAAAAAAACATCAAGTGCTGGTTAAAAAAAGTTCAATCACTTGGAAAATTCTTTGTCAATAATCACACTCCAATGCATTGTTGCTTGCTTAAATATAACTGAATAAATTGTTTGAAAGTAAAAAActgttatcaattttcaattccacTAATTCAGGAAGAAATAAAATCTTTTCTTATCAAGGAAATGGTTAGCAGGTACGGTACAGTAgcatgaaaacaataattttatcaatattaagGATGTCATCCTAATGCTTTAGAACATATTTGAGTGGAAGCACTCACTGCTTATTGAGGAAGAAATATCAAAGCCTTGAAGTATTAAGcggtttttatattattaatatagatTTTTGTAGTGGATGGGCTACTCAAAAACTAactcatttcaaataaataaaattttaatttataaacaTTAGAGGATATTGAATAAACGTGACCATATTCGACTCAACTTTGATTTGCTGTCCAACAATCCCCTCACAACCAACACTTGCACAAGACTTACAAAAATCAttgtaattatttgaataattgagaaCAAAGTGACACGTGAACTGTTCCTCTCAAGAAGATGCCGATCTCTTGCTTCATTAGACCTTGACATATCTTGAATTTGCTGAACCTCAGTTAAACTTGAATGGGCTTTAAATAAAGAATGTTTGATTGAATCAATTATGATTTTGTTATCGTCGTTTTCCTCTTCAAAAATTCCATTCGAGCTTAACCAGTCCTCGTCGGCCTCATCCACATATATCGCCAGAAAAACAATTTTGTGATTGAACGCACTAAAAGTATTATCCAAGCAAAAACTATGCACACCAGCGTCTTTCACGTTGAATTGATGACTTTCTTCAGAGCCCTTATAGTCAGAAATAAGCTGTAAACCGTCCGGACTAAAAACTTTGAAAGTAATGTCCAACCCTCCCTGACCACCGGATATCACTAGGTACTCGAGAGTCAAGCTCTGGTTCTCTTCTAGATGCTGGTAAAAACATTCCTGTTTACCTGGATCTACCAAGATTGTTAACTCAACATCTCTTTTCATCGCGCAACATTCACCAACCATTGATATTAAAAGAAATAAAGTTTTCACTTTAAATTGCCACATATTGTTTCTAACATCCATGAATTTTTACAACACGATCGGCAAACACAACCGTCCAATCTCTCTGAAACTCAGAAACTACTTGAACAAAATCTTGAATAACCAAAACTATACCTTGTTAATGTTAGCTCACGTCATAGATAAAACGTGtgttgaatgataattattgatagcaCCTAAAACTGGGTGACTGCAGATCGAACAGCTGGGTAATTAGGGCATTCAATTAAAGAAAGTCGCTATCTTTCTCATTAACTCCTTATCTCCCCGACAAATTACGAAACAATACTATCTGCTACTGTAATTTATTGACACTTAACTAACACTAATATTCCGCGTTCATTGAAAAGACGTGGTCTACTGAACAGTAAATGGGAAACATGAGATTGAAAATGCATTTGAACTTTGATTATTTACATGCTAGGTTCTAGATTGTTTAATCAAACAATACTCATCGAAAACAATCGTTTTCACTATATGTGTattttttgtgttcaatttgaTTTGGTCTGGAAATTCTCATAGAATAATAAGATTATACTAAATAATCACCGAAAGTTTGGTGGTATCATTTTAAAACTCAGTCCACCTAAAACTTCAGGTCTATTCATTTCTTATCATCATGATCTATATTCCATGATCCTCGCTCAAATGTCAAGCatcacactcaacaataaagTTGGGACATTCCCTAAAACTTTGGAAACAATAATGGATAAATTAGATTCCATGCAATATAAAAATTCCAacctaaaaatttatttttctatttttgagtAGAAATATGGATAAAAATTCATATTCGATTACTAGAACTGAAAATGAAGAAGGGGAAGGGGgaagaatgaaaatgaaaataaatcacaTGTCCTCCCCCGTTCACTCCTTTCACTTACTCCAAACATGCAGGGAATTTAAAACTCTTATGAAAAATCTAATGCGTGACCTTGGAAAATAGCTGGGAAATTAATTGCTTCAcaaactttttaaataattggtgaGTGACGATGAATCGAGGGTTTCGATAGAAATCAATGGTACAAAATTGATCACTCTTTTCAGTAATAACTTCTAATACCAACCTCTATTAAAAACTtgcaggtaactcgtgctccgcaagggtccaaatAAAAACTTgtcctactgaaatcttgaagaatttaaaataggcctattaccATTCTCGGTGAAGTATTGAAAAAGATCGATTGATAATAAGTCTGAATAAGTAACTGAATATAATATATGACTTATaactaaaatatataataactgtaactaataaaaatgttactgagtgAGTAACTGATATTTGGATAAGTAACTGGCTTCGGGGGATTTTAATggatttcatttatatagataaaattATCCAACTCCaaaataaatgatttaataaaaataaattaattctaaacaccgaaGACAACACAATTATTATTCGAAGCAGAGCAatgtctttaacctgaggccgcactgctgtatggttacacacagaacagtcattttgtttttagtcagggggtttagaataaaatacatggattatagagcagcacacactcttgtctacaatttatcgacggctgttggatgacgcaatgattataacagctgatttttatttctttgtgtggccagctcacgaatcttctcccataaggattacatgtaaactttgaaggaccgtaggaaagagccctgaagtcggattatacaTTTGATAGGctataaacctggtcctgaacataaggAACACAActagaaaaaatcatcaaattcgatgtacacataaaaaagttattgaacgtcaaatttgaggctcgatttttatttatatagaagactagcagggtacccgtgcttcgctacgggaattaaatgTTCAGATTATtttagtaaaatatttataacctgaattctaccaaagccgttataatcgtttttgagatccatcatacaaacaaaaattgcttgctgaatataacttgaataataaattaatatagtctcgtcactgtcatagaattttgtatCCGAAAAGGTGCTCTCCCtcgatgaaaatgttattgtatATAGGaccgtttcaagtttcattcaaatacatttctataatacttAGTTATCCAAAAATCGTTGTCAGTAAGTGTGATGATTAGTTGCGCTGCTATCACCTCAGTTTGAACAACACATTCAACTCTgttgaaatatacattcaacTGCGTATTTTAAAAAGCAATCAAAAGTTAGCAATGCCTTATGGTGTCACTCAGTTGCTCTTATCTTGACATCagggaatatatttttattgaatcatgtaatgttttcaaattatattccaAATGTTAtaaccacagctgttaattttctctcttcctctctttagttttcaacaaacgatgaaaatttctgtttcaataagctgccacttggatgattaataatttttcctctcaagttatctcagagatgagactcatctCAAATTTTAGTATCACGGGCCTACTATTTGCTAGGAGCATCTTATGATCTGCCCTCTATcggtaataaataaagaaattaggccacagcttggcatgaaaattattgagtctaatcatttgaattattaattgatgtgttgggagtgctctgtagaatagtcgactaattgcagcgaattttgtggaatattgagcggggcttaagagtcgacctcgactttatccattggcaattaatttctcgttgacagttatcaaattagcagtgataatattatttttgcttttgcttgatgcaattgaaaatagaattccaaATCAAGTCTATTTGGGATTGGTTGactccatggatctcttgcttattctggaatttctggCATAGCCTATCGTTTAAGCTGGTTTACACCGAAGGCGCAAATACATAGATCCACTACATCTGAAAATAAATCTTTCTCTAAACACAGAGTAGTTATTGGCTAAATGTtgatagcttaatccttatagattctattagattgaacggaacttgactaacacatatgttcatcaaatgttcatattttgttaattactttggtgtaaacacagctttattcttcgtttcacttattcaaaagtgtaaaagaagccaatccactgattctttcttccatggaagtccatttatGTATAAGAGTCAATTCATGATAATTAGTCTAACATTTAATGTGGCTGttttctcatgtcctaaactttactaccataaatattaaagtgggaaTTTTTAAGTAGacattttaatgttaatttgaataattctgaatagagtttattcaatcactttgattattgactataccattatatgatttctttctttaatcttagcttgaaaccaaaagctcagggatgaaaatttgaatgtaaattaacatgtaacttaatttaatttctatctaaattgagaactttagtatttacttgtgattcattgatataaatatcaataggactgtcttgtgtcatgtaatcacatcaatatcggggaccgagcttagctctggagtacaaaagcataaaacatttattacgaaagaagaaattataatatcattcatagttcatatagaaatgttctatctaatcacagtgaattgagattaattcccagaggaatgcaaaaatttccctcacaaaggcccggttgcacaaaagccggttgaattttaatcatgattaattccacgtgaaccaaatcagagaagaccatttcaaaaaggtggatctactggaatttatcaggattgaaaataatccggcttttttgcaaccgccactaagtacctgattgaatgattacaaaagttcaacagctgagtcataattgtgacacagtcccacacacatgaactcgctcactcacttctatcATTAACAGACgacggaataattattatcagctgtttttccaaggatgagtaataattatcctttcaatgtccttcagcgaattttcccagggatgagacctagtgcaatcgaatttttatattttaatcctactatgctctgaatttcgtgagaatcgttagagccgttttcgagatccggtggaatacaaacatataaacatctaaatatctaaatatccaaacatctgaacatctaaacatataaacagaaattattgctcgtttaatagtatagaatGAAAGGGAATAGgaccagctgatggaatattatgttttttttatagtttttagctgattttgaaacatgaaaatatcaggtccagtagctcaaaagcctgttcaatttcaatcatgattatattccatgagaactaatcagagcagggtttttttaTAGAAGGCTTCTCCGTTGTCTCCTTTTCCGGGTTAGGAATTAACAGACAggacaactggctctctcaaggccatagCTGCGtagaaacatagagcaacagaggaaccaatataacagaagctgaagaaattagtcgcatttctatcacctcacatcaacatcaattcaactaccatatgtttggagagatcgattttaaatttattttgctatcatccggtcactttctgtacctattcttccagatgttccatgaatactgcaatgttttaaaataagatcgctaaatttggtaactcaactacagctattataagctataatctttttcacttgctcaCACTTTCTTTCTCATGTTTTCAACAGAGTATGGAAACTTTTcttgatcagctgctacttgagggacaaataatttctgaaagagcttcagcgatttttcccagagttgagacctgttccaaaatattttttttatcgcaAACGTActctattcctgatttaataaaaaaatgttagaggcgttttcgagatccatcaGACATACATACAAAATGTCCGCAAACACACATATTTCAACAGAAATTGTTCGATTAGTacaattgacttcaatgattctgatttcattcaatgagaggttatttcacataataataagaaagggtataaaaagtgaaaatgtcaaacataattgGAATCGAaactaataacagctggcataaaaagcaaaaatggcaatcataattttgaaatcgaaacagtagctatcatcttatctccatctgatctaatgtaaacaaattatagtaagattcacatcaatgtgtcagcattatttgattggggagcattgatgctattaatgaggtatactgacagtttcaagtgaatatcaacgaactgttattcatattctccaatatttttatcgaaaactatcttctattttctttgataaCACAATTAATATTtaggaataattgattcatgggaaaagtgccttacttctatggaagatatttttacattaggaaaagcaacaacagctatttggccgttttaataaataacccctttctttcgtcaAGTTAAATTCTGGCCGAATatcctcattctttgcacacagattccacaacggacacttctgaagtttttaaaataccctccattcatcatactgaataattaaaatttcatggAAACTGTTTAAGCTGTTCACGCGATCTgtcagatatacaaacaaaattagtcttgatagaataggatcaattgatagaactcccgtcataaaagtttgttttatgaaacataaaaattatccatactcccaggaatagaaataaaaatatttattattatatttatattctaatatttataaatctgattaccctttttaaaatgattcaactcaacttaagggctataaataatgccattatcaagtgattggaaaataaataataatataatattctcagaaatagctctgattgaagtagcagtgcccaatcaatttttccgcgataaatgcattttaatcttcaacttggtgccaacctaatgaaataatctcaacttaatgccaacctgacaaaattattaagtaGTCGCCAGTTATTAACTGTTCCgaataggtactctctctagattatagttctatagtaacatatgatatgaacatttcaattataattaagagattgggagaagaagaatatgcatgctaaaagacgaactttaaacccttaaagaccacccttagagttgaaatatcgccaaaagatttcttagtgagcacctaggacgtataaggaagctatattctgagttttgttgcaatccatccagtagttttccagaaatcgtgatcagtgagtcagtgagataagaattttataagttagtacagatataattcatccagttccgtgataatctttccatctgatggaAATTGTTGTtttactttcaaaaatattataatttcttcagcattatttagtttatttgattatttttaatcacctattaaattactttttttcaaatgtgagaatattaatactgatgggcacgcataataataccatgactgcaaaacaaaatattgaaaccaaagacctttaagatgcatacctcttcaaggtctttgattgaaactataaaccccatagaaatagacacagcagacatctgtgtaatccacttgtcagctgatttattatgaataattctatagtctgattaatcctatcttcagagtagataatatcatattatattaagcgagcaatttctgtatttatatatctggctatttatgttcaacggatctcgtaaacggctctaacgattttcatgaaatttggaacatagtaggtttatgatataaaaatttgattgcactttCTTGAttgtctcatccttgggaaaacttgctgaatgacattagaaggataattcatccttggctgaaacagctgagacttttgtcgtctgtggatgaaaaaagtgagtgagcgagtgagtatgtgaaaaatcgaaatatcgcatccccgaaattcaaaacatgacatataaacacgatcattttagagaattgtgttctgtttatcaataaataaaaataacgagcgaagcttggtgccccgatattatatagtgatattggagtatggaggaattccttttcttttcattttatccttaaaattcaaaatttcaaaaaacactTGTTTCATCACCTATACATCAACacacagttgaaaaaggaatcagttcaaatctcatcgaattgaACTGAAAAGCATTTTCCTTGTACACTCACGGACCGTGAGTCAC comes from the Nilaparvata lugens isolate BPH chromosome 1, ASM1435652v1, whole genome shotgun sequence genome and includes:
- the LOC111064612 gene encoding transmembrane emp24 domain-containing protein 1; translation: MDVRNNMWQFKVKTLFLLISMVGECCAMKRDVELTILVDPGKQECFYQHLEENQSLTLEYLVISGGQGGLDITFKVFSPDGLQLISDYKGSEESHQFNVKDAGVHSFCLDNTFSAFNHKIVFLAIYVDEADEDWLSSNGIFEEENDDNKIIIDSIKHSLFKAHSSLTEVQQIQDMSRSNEARDRHLLERNSSRVTLFSIIQIITMIFVSLVQVLVVRGLLDSKSKLSRIWSRLFNIL